From the Nitrospirota bacterium genome, one window contains:
- a CDS encoding PQQ-dependent sugar dehydrogenase, which translates to MKKFLKKSFWVLFSLMMIDLSDHASVTRAMTPLCQTNGSPLPKISLRLKPLVKNLDHPLGLTHAGDHSNRLFLVEQKGLVWIIENGKKRDIPFLDIQKKVTSGGELGLLGLAFHPRYSENHRLFVHYTTTFNLNEIRSVISEIKTGTNPNESNPQTEQVFLLMSQPYPNHKGGNLAFGPDGYLYIGMGDGGSANDPLGNGQNLETKLGKILRIDVDHRSHVDHPPHWRGYSIPPDNPFAGQKNAYPEIWAYGLRNPWRYSFDPLTGLLYAGDAGQDSREEIDLIQKGGNYGWNIMEGNICAPGVNPQCKTNGLEPPILDYGRSDGSAVIGGYVYRGSEISSLCGVYLYGDFGSGRIWGLRYDGKSVREQFLLLETHRKISSFGEDENHELYVVDFTGEILKLEGK; encoded by the coding sequence GTGAAAAAGTTTCTCAAAAAAAGTTTTTGGGTGTTATTTTCCCTGATGATGATCGACTTGAGTGATCACGCAAGCGTCACAAGGGCCATGACCCCTCTCTGTCAAACCAATGGCTCTCCCCTTCCCAAAATCTCCTTGCGATTAAAACCTCTGGTCAAGAACCTGGACCACCCATTGGGGTTGACGCACGCCGGAGATCATTCAAACAGGTTATTTTTAGTTGAACAAAAAGGCCTTGTGTGGATCATAGAAAATGGGAAAAAACGAGACATTCCTTTTCTTGACATCCAGAAAAAAGTAACCTCTGGAGGGGAGCTGGGACTTCTGGGTCTGGCGTTTCATCCCAGGTATTCCGAAAACCACCGGCTTTTTGTTCACTACACCACCACCTTTAATTTAAATGAAATACGTTCTGTCATTTCTGAAATCAAAACCGGAACCAATCCGAACGAATCAAATCCTCAAACGGAACAGGTTTTCCTCTTAATGTCCCAGCCTTATCCCAATCACAAAGGAGGAAATCTGGCGTTTGGACCGGACGGCTATCTCTATATCGGAATGGGAGATGGCGGATCCGCCAACGACCCTTTAGGAAACGGGCAAAACCTCGAGACAAAACTTGGAAAAATACTGAGGATTGATGTGGATCATCGTTCGCATGTGGATCATCCCCCGCACTGGAGGGGTTACAGTATCCCGCCGGACAATCCTTTTGCCGGGCAAAAAAACGCCTATCCCGAAATTTGGGCCTATGGCCTTCGAAACCCCTGGCGATATTCCTTTGACCCTCTCACCGGGCTTCTCTATGCGGGTGATGCGGGACAGGATTCCAGGGAAGAAATAGATCTTATCCAAAAAGGGGGAAATTACGGATGGAATATCATGGAGGGAAACATTTGCGCCCCCGGGGTCAACCCTCAATGCAAAACAAATGGTCTTGAACCCCCGATCCTGGATTACGGACGGTCTGACGGATCGGCCGTCATCGGGGGATATGTTTACAGAGGAAGCGAGATTTCCTCCCTATGCGGGGTTTACCTCTATGGAGATTTTGGCAGCGGGAGAATCTGGGGACTCCGGTATGACGGAAAATCGGTCAGGGAACAATTCCTTCTTCTTGAAACTCACCGGAAGATCAGCTCTTTTGGAGAAGATGAAAACCACGAGCTGTATGTGGTGGACTTTACCGGAGAAATTTTAAAATTAGAAGGGAAATGA
- the hemF gene encoding oxygen-dependent coproporphyrinogen oxidase codes for MRAEAEGYFQNLRDRICQAFESLDSHVFERTSWQRPGGGGGVMSVMKGKVFEKVGVNCSTVFGEMDPEFGKKIPGYKDYFFATGISLVAHMVNPIVSAFHMNLRYIETDHSWFGGGADMTPSIPIEEDITDFHRALKTACDKHDPAYYSRFKKWCDQYFYLEHRKEPRGSEGIFFDNLNQDIQKEFNFVKDTGEAFLGACPGVIKRRKEEPFTEEQKDLQLYKRGRYVEFNLLYDQGTLFGLKTGANVHAVLMSMPPVVKWK; via the coding sequence ATGCGCGCAGAGGCTGAAGGGTATTTTCAAAATTTAAGAGACCGTATCTGTCAGGCGTTTGAATCACTTGATTCCCATGTCTTTGAGAGAACTTCCTGGCAGAGACCTGGCGGAGGCGGCGGCGTGATGTCGGTTATGAAAGGGAAGGTTTTTGAAAAAGTCGGCGTCAATTGTTCAACCGTTTTTGGCGAAATGGACCCGGAGTTCGGAAAAAAGATCCCCGGCTATAAAGATTATTTTTTCGCGACCGGAATTTCTCTGGTTGCCCATATGGTCAATCCCATCGTTTCTGCCTTTCATATGAATTTAAGATATATTGAAACGGATCACTCCTGGTTTGGGGGGGGAGCGGATATGACTCCTTCTATTCCGATTGAAGAGGATATTACCGATTTTCACCGTGCGTTGAAAACCGCTTGCGATAAGCATGACCCCGCCTATTATTCCAGGTTCAAAAAGTGGTGTGATCAATATTTCTACCTGGAACACCGGAAAGAACCGCGCGGGAGCGAAGGGATTTTTTTTGACAATCTGAATCAGGATATTCAGAAAGAGTTTAATTTTGTAAAAGATACGGGAGAGGCGTTTTTGGGGGCCTGCCCCGGGGTGATCAAAAGGCGTAAAGAAGAGCCTTTTACGGAAGAACAGAAGGACCTTCAGCTTTACAAGCGGGGCCGATATGTTGAATTTAATTTACTCTATGATCAGGGAACTTTGTTTGGATTGAAGACGGGCGCGAATGTTCATGCGGTACTGATGTCGATGCCCCCCGTCGTCAAATGGAAATAG
- a CDS encoding DUF4149 domain-containing protein produces MILRMVHLLAASTWAGSMIFFALVVIPAVRRSLSPDKRKEVVKAIGLRYRILGWVTVFILLMTGFLLAGTHGVDWHSTFGKILIFKLILIGIMLLLLFLHDFILAPRALKVPFPSQEGSKQAVALLARINLVVVVVIVLCGVWLTTAS; encoded by the coding sequence TTGATTTTAAGGATGGTTCATCTTCTGGCCGCATCGACCTGGGCAGGGAGCATGATTTTTTTTGCTCTGGTGGTCATTCCAGCCGTTCGTCGTTCTCTTTCTCCAGACAAAAGAAAAGAAGTTGTAAAAGCAATCGGCTTGCGCTATCGTATTTTAGGTTGGGTGACGGTTTTTATTTTGTTAATGACCGGATTTTTATTGGCAGGAACCCATGGAGTGGATTGGCATTCGACGTTTGGAAAAATCTTAATCTTCAAACTGATCCTGATCGGAATCATGCTTTTATTGTTGTTTTTACATGACTTTATTCTTGCCCCCCGTGCTTTAAAGGTCCCCTTTCCCTCTCAAGAGGGGAGCAAGCAAGCGGTTGCTTTGTTAGCCAGGATCAACCTTGTGGTGGTCGTGGTGATCGTGTTGTGCGGTGTCTGGTTAACCACGGCATCATGA
- a CDS encoding carboxypeptidase regulatory-like domain-containing protein codes for MKGVSKTFRVHRVLIIVMGAILPLVMTLSNITHAEEYQEINVAEGGTITGRAVLKGPIPPPRVFHLALYPFGPFCKKVDSDGKGNRLLDEFKVGKNGGFQNVVIMVTGVKEGKPFPQPKGEIETVDCVFSPFVSVVKNHQKVKVTNKDPIFHNLQVYQSEKGKIILNSPLNINTTESGVLNFEPGKKISQWICGMHEFMQNWAFVIDNPYYAISGEEGRFSIESLPPGKYTVIAWHPHMKIVSREITVKANAMTSVNFEFQGGEVERPEYEKQEKGRIQHRAGKDDITQ; via the coding sequence ATGAAAGGAGTCAGTAAAACGTTTAGGGTTCATCGGGTATTGATTATCGTGATGGGAGCGATTTTGCCGCTTGTAATGACTTTATCAAACATTACCCATGCGGAGGAGTATCAGGAAATCAATGTGGCTGAAGGTGGAACGATTACCGGAAGGGCGGTACTAAAAGGTCCCATTCCCCCTCCCCGGGTATTTCATTTAGCCCTATATCCTTTTGGCCCCTTTTGTAAAAAGGTCGATTCAGACGGGAAGGGAAATCGCCTCCTTGATGAATTTAAGGTAGGAAAAAATGGCGGTTTTCAGAATGTGGTGATCATGGTCACCGGGGTAAAAGAGGGGAAACCGTTTCCTCAACCCAAAGGGGAAATTGAGACGGTTGATTGTGTCTTTTCCCCCTTTGTCTCTGTTGTGAAAAACCATCAAAAGGTTAAAGTTACAAATAAGGATCCCATTTTCCATAATCTTCAAGTTTATCAGAGTGAAAAAGGAAAAATCATCCTGAACTCGCCCCTTAACATCAATACGACGGAATCCGGCGTCCTTAACTTTGAACCCGGTAAAAAAATATCGCAATGGATCTGTGGCATGCATGAATTTATGCAGAATTGGGCCTTTGTGATAGATAATCCTTATTATGCGATTTCCGGCGAGGAGGGGCGTTTTTCAATTGAGAGTTTGCCCCCGGGAAAGTACACGGTAATAGCCTGGCATCCGCATATGAAGATCGTTTCCAGGGAAATTACCGTTAAGGCGAATGCCATGACTTCGGTGAATTTTGAGTTTCAGGGGGGCGAGGTGGAACGCCCGGAATATGAAAAACAGGAAAAAGGACGCATTCAACATCGGGCAGGAAAGGATGATATTACTCAATAA
- a CDS encoding ankyrin repeat domain-containing protein — translation MRRLHFGFLVFVFLFPLMVYAQDQETRHETEKHKTEKKEKSLKSASPLLNHSKKETDSDEHGLPPAGGNTGSLTVDGSTPLMVATFSGDIKTVQKLSAKGADLNAADKSGDTALMFAALSGYKNIVELLLTRGAKVNAKDHYGETALIAAAMNGQTSIVQLLLGKGAKVNGQDDNGVTALMFAVANGQTGTVKFLLKNGANVNLKDQYGETALSIAQAMGDAGLVQILQAAGATA, via the coding sequence ATGCGACGGTTACATTTTGGATTTCTAGTTTTTGTTTTTTTATTTCCGCTGATGGTTTACGCCCAAGATCAAGAGACCCGGCATGAGACGGAAAAACATAAGACGGAAAAAAAGGAAAAATCCCTGAAAAGCGCCTCTCCTTTGTTAAATCACTCAAAAAAAGAGACTGATTCAGATGAGCATGGACTTCCTCCGGCCGGCGGAAATACGGGCAGTCTCACGGTGGATGGCTCGACCCCTCTGATGGTTGCCACCTTTTCCGGTGACATCAAAACCGTTCAAAAACTGTCGGCAAAAGGGGCTGATCTGAATGCGGCGGATAAATCAGGTGACACCGCATTAATGTTTGCGGCTCTCAGCGGCTATAAAAACATTGTTGAACTCCTCCTGACCAGGGGAGCGAAGGTCAACGCAAAGGACCATTACGGAGAAACCGCGCTCATCGCCGCCGCCATGAATGGTCAGACTTCCATCGTTCAACTGTTGTTAGGAAAAGGGGCCAAAGTCAACGGGCAAGACGATAATGGAGTGACCGCCTTGATGTTTGCCGTGGCCAATGGTCAGACCGGTACGGTGAAATTTTTACTCAAAAACGGGGCGAATGTGAATCTCAAAGATCAATACGGGGAAACAGCGTTATCCATCGCGCAAGCGATGGGCGACGCCGGCCTTGTCCAAATCCTTCAGGCCGCAGGCGCGACCGCGTAG
- a CDS encoding S8 family serine peptidase — MKTLGFMVAVIVGVFIWFPALQTGKIAPEVKRQMETASPSDHLKVIVRVLEPSPLRALSLEGKSKAKRHETVVRELQEKSEATQKPLLTRLEKYQMTGKVNRVTPLWIVNAIAVEATAEVIQEIAATHPNVEIFPDWPVTATTGSYSTTSWNLSGTNGINAQSLWNIGITGQNVVVATLDTGVDINHPDLAGRYRGGTNSWLDPSGQHATPVDLASASTGHGTWVTGSLLGGNASGPTIGVAPDARWIAAKIFADSGTSSLSVIVKALEWVLNPDGDLSTDDSPAIVNGSFAISNVDAFSSIYCSDGSIRALQSAVQTVRMAGIIPVFSSGNDPAPRFPAAFSESVAVGSTDINGNMDLTGNGQGPVNPCWTHSYYPDIVAPGEGVYSTSPGLGPFPGPSYYATLTGTSFAAPHVAGAAALLLSAYPDLTIDNVVTALTSTATFSTAPDNVHGYGRIDVKKAFDRIPPPPSNLTIKKTGLLAFAMTWTPSLSSSAGGFTYAVSRNGTPITPPPSASATSYTDNNVPTDSGSYTYLVSAVLNGVSNPAKGLLADIRPGNPVNVKRVDGFDWVTLLEACSPVGMPCMASSSNAPESDLNGDGQIDSNDLAILTAHFGQVMR, encoded by the coding sequence GTGAAAACCCTTGGTTTCATGGTCGCGGTAATTGTTGGCGTTTTCATCTGGTTTCCCGCTCTGCAGACGGGCAAAATTGCTCCGGAGGTCAAGCGGCAAATGGAAACCGCCTCTCCATCGGATCACCTCAAGGTCATTGTAAGGGTGCTCGAACCCTCTCCTCTGAGAGCTCTCTCTCTGGAGGGAAAATCCAAAGCCAAACGGCATGAAACCGTGGTTCGTGAACTTCAAGAGAAGTCCGAAGCCACGCAAAAACCTCTTTTAACCAGGCTGGAAAAATATCAAATGACCGGAAAAGTGAACCGCGTCACCCCGCTCTGGATTGTAAACGCGATTGCGGTGGAAGCGACAGCCGAGGTCATTCAGGAGATTGCGGCAACCCACCCGAACGTCGAAATTTTTCCTGATTGGCCTGTAACCGCTACCACCGGGAGCTATTCGACAACGAGCTGGAACCTCTCCGGGACTAACGGAATTAACGCTCAGTCACTCTGGAATATCGGAATTACAGGTCAAAATGTCGTCGTGGCAACGTTAGATACGGGTGTGGACATCAATCATCCGGATTTAGCAGGCCGGTACCGGGGGGGAACCAATAGCTGGCTCGACCCAAGCGGACAACATGCGACTCCGGTTGATTTAGCGTCAGCGTCTACCGGTCATGGAACATGGGTCACAGGGTCGTTGTTGGGAGGTAATGCTTCGGGGCCTACTATAGGTGTTGCGCCGGATGCCAGATGGATCGCCGCTAAAATATTTGCAGATTCTGGAACATCCAGCCTATCTGTTATAGTGAAAGCTCTTGAGTGGGTTTTAAACCCGGATGGAGATCTTTCAACGGATGACTCTCCAGCGATTGTAAATGGATCATTTGCCATCTCAAATGTAGATGCCTTCAGTTCAATTTATTGTTCGGATGGATCGATTCGGGCCCTTCAATCAGCGGTTCAGACCGTTCGAATGGCAGGAATCATTCCTGTTTTTTCTTCGGGAAATGACCCTGCACCCAGATTTCCCGCGGCTTTTTCAGAATCTGTTGCCGTGGGTTCTACTGACATCAATGGTAATATGGATTTAACGGGAAACGGCCAGGGCCCGGTTAACCCGTGTTGGACTCATTCATATTATCCCGATATCGTGGCTCCTGGAGAAGGCGTTTATTCTACCTCTCCGGGATTGGGACCATTTCCTGGTCCTTCCTATTATGCCACTCTGACCGGGACATCATTTGCCGCGCCGCATGTGGCGGGAGCCGCGGCTCTTTTGCTAAGCGCTTATCCCGATCTAACGATAGACAATGTCGTGACCGCTTTAACCAGCACGGCGACCTTTTCTACGGCTCCAGACAATGTTCATGGTTACGGACGGATTGATGTGAAAAAAGCATTTGATCGTATTCCTCCCCCTCCTTCGAATTTAACGATTAAAAAAACAGGCTTGCTTGCCTTTGCTATGACCTGGACTCCTTCGCTGAGCTCGTCTGCCGGCGGTTTTACCTATGCTGTTTCCAGAAATGGCACACCGATAACCCCTCCTCCATCCGCAAGCGCCACAAGTTATACTGACAATAATGTCCCGACCGACTCAGGATCCTATACCTATTTGGTTTCAGCGGTCTTAAATGGAGTTTCAAATCCTGCCAAAGGTCTTTTAGCCGATATTCGTCCGGGAAATCCGGTAAACGTAAAACGGGTCGACGGGTTTGATTGGGTGACTCTACTGGAAGCCTGCTCTCCCGTGGGGATGCCCTGTATGGCATCCTCTTCTAACGCTCCTGAGAGCGATTTAAACGGAGATGGTCAGATCGATAGTAACGATCTGGCGATTTTAACGGCTCATTTTGGGCAGGTGATGAGATGA
- a CDS encoding carboxypeptidase regulatory-like domain-containing protein, whose product MRKLNHWIYALFFLYLFCSYPFLAWGYEEIEVKSGGTLAGKVTLKGMPPPARIFHLITSPNMGYCGRISDGKGNRLLEEFSVAEDGGFSDVVILIVGVEKGKPFNYTPDIHVENCQINPFVEVVRNNHPINLVNHDPVIHDIQSYTLKDQYTFAMFNKPLVPDAKVVKQVKFRPGHYLFRVQCGVHAFMQSWGIAAGNPYFAVTAKDGTFSISDIPPGEYDVIAFHPLMEVLLQRLNLLPAEKKITSFEFEAEKVMIPLHDLQTGYRFDTALLPSIIPRPTILPQ is encoded by the coding sequence GTGAGAAAATTAAATCATTGGATTTATGCGTTGTTTTTTTTGTATTTGTTTTGTTCCTATCCCTTCCTGGCATGGGGGTATGAGGAGATTGAAGTCAAATCAGGAGGGACGCTGGCGGGAAAGGTTACGCTTAAAGGGATGCCTCCGCCTGCCCGGATATTCCATCTGATTACGTCTCCCAATATGGGCTATTGTGGAAGAATTTCAGATGGAAAAGGGAACCGTTTATTGGAAGAGTTTTCCGTTGCAGAAGATGGAGGATTCAGTGATGTCGTGATCTTGATTGTGGGAGTTGAGAAAGGAAAACCCTTTAATTATACTCCGGACATTCATGTTGAGAATTGCCAGATCAATCCTTTTGTTGAAGTTGTGCGAAATAATCATCCGATCAACCTGGTTAACCATGATCCGGTGATTCATGATATCCAGTCTTATACGTTAAAAGATCAATATACCTTTGCCATGTTTAATAAGCCGCTGGTCCCTGATGCAAAGGTTGTCAAACAGGTCAAGTTCCGCCCGGGCCATTATCTTTTCCGTGTCCAGTGCGGCGTCCATGCCTTTATGCAATCGTGGGGAATAGCAGCGGGAAATCCCTATTTTGCAGTGACGGCGAAAGACGGAACTTTTTCAATTTCCGACATCCCGCCCGGTGAGTATGACGTCATCGCCTTCCATCCTCTGATGGAAGTGCTGCTGCAGCGTCTGAACCTACTGCCCGCTGAAAAAAAAATAACCTCCTTTGAATTTGAGGCGGAAAAGGTTATGATCCCACTGCATGATTTACAAACGGGTTATCGTTTTGATACAGCTTTGCTGCCTTCAATCATTCCCAGGCCGACGATTTTACCTCAATAG
- a CDS encoding tetratricopeptide repeat protein, producing MNTGLFSRFQGVVLCVVLFLFCFFPVTAAPAPEDPETYFNEGMQFNKERRFDEAIKKITRAVELSLESNKYHQALFLTYTQNRQGLLAIKVYKELAERYPKSAAVRYWLGRLYLESGKLPEAAKKFTEASNLSPKDEHPLISLGHVYYRMGRNREALAAYMKANRLSPHLAVVITGMGNIYYKQKDYPRARKEYEEALKLDSSFEEARYNLSLIYEKQGEIDRAIKEWNFLLDADPNESKIRERLAWVYYQRGQYRDAVREYSMLSQINQNSSEIYFILGKSEVLLGAETNDSDERRELKKSAIEAFQHAVNFDPSNKEARDYLNRLNSPVSAAARKK from the coding sequence ATGAATACAGGTCTATTTTCCCGGTTCCAGGGGGTTGTTTTATGTGTCGTTTTATTTCTTTTTTGTTTTTTTCCTGTAACAGCGGCGCCGGCGCCGGAGGACCCGGAGACCTATTTTAACGAAGGGATGCAATTTAATAAAGAACGGCGTTTTGACGAGGCCATAAAAAAAATCACCCGGGCGGTGGAACTGAGTTTGGAATCAAATAAATATCATCAAGCTCTTTTCCTGACCTACACGCAGAATCGGCAAGGACTGTTGGCCATCAAGGTTTATAAAGAGCTGGCAGAACGATACCCCAAAAGCGCGGCGGTCCGTTATTGGCTTGGAAGGCTTTATTTGGAGAGCGGCAAATTACCCGAAGCGGCTAAAAAATTTACAGAGGCTTCCAACCTTTCTCCGAAAGATGAGCATCCCTTGATTTCATTAGGCCACGTGTACTATCGGATGGGCCGGAACAGAGAAGCGCTGGCGGCTTATATGAAGGCAAATCGGTTAAGTCCTCACCTTGCGGTGGTCATTACCGGAATGGGAAACATTTATTACAAACAAAAAGATTACCCCCGGGCGAGGAAGGAATATGAGGAAGCTCTAAAGCTTGATTCCTCTTTTGAAGAGGCCCGGTATAATCTAAGTCTTATCTATGAAAAGCAGGGAGAAATTGACCGGGCGATAAAGGAATGGAATTTTCTCCTGGATGCGGATCCTAATGAATCCAAGATTCGTGAACGGCTTGCCTGGGTTTACTACCAGAGGGGACAATACCGTGATGCCGTCAGGGAGTATTCGATGTTGTCTCAGATCAACCAAAATTCCTCAGAGATTTATTTTATCCTTGGAAAGTCCGAAGTCCTGTTGGGGGCCGAAACCAATGACTCCGATGAGCGAAGAGAGCTTAAAAAATCCGCGATCGAGGCTTTTCAGCACGCGGTTAATTTCGATCCTTCCAACAAAGAGGCGCGGGATTACCTGAATCGATTAAACTCGCCCGTTTCTGCCGCCGCCCGGAAAAAATGA